From Aspergillus fumigatus Af293 chromosome 3, whole genome shotgun sequence, a single genomic window includes:
- a CDS encoding nitroreductase family protein, whose translation MSSVTAEQWLEAAAYRRTVYGLAGTSKVSDKRVEEIVSKPVRVSLAFGAKHKELWSIIIKVAEPVLTSMNPDLWARFGPILEAHKAAYGSVLFWECGETIKESSEKHKHVAHKLGEWSDVSQGMHQILVWTALGLEGVGANLQHTNSIPPIEAAIKKFAGVPEHYTLKAHLNYGDKQADHPEKPAKLPMGEILMIL comes from the exons ATGTCTTCTGTCACGGCTGAACAGTGGCTCGAAGCCGCCGCATACCGTCGTACTGTTTACGGGCTAGCTGGAACCTCCAAGGTCTCGGACAAACGGGTCGAAGAGATCGTCTCCAAA CCTGTTCGCGTCTCGCTCGCTTTCGGGGCGAAACACAAGGAGCTCTGGAGCATTATCATCAAGGTCGCGGAACCAGTCCTCACATCCATGAACCCCGATCTCTGGGCACGATTTGGCCCGATACTCGAAGCTCATAAGGCTGCCTATGGATCA GTACTCTTCTGGGAATGTGGCGAGACCATCAAGGAGTCGAGTGAGAAACACAAGCATGTCGCGCATAAGCTGGGCGAGTGGAGTGATGTCTCTCAAGGCATGCACCAGATCCTTGTCTGGACAGCCCTGGGGCTCGAGGGAGTCGGCGCCAACCTGCAGCACACGAATTCTATTCCGCCCATCGAGGCCGCTATTAAGAAATTTGCGGGTGTCCCTGAACATTATACATTGAAGGCCCACCTGAACTACGGGGACAAACAGGCTGATCACCCGGAGAAGCCTGCGAAACTGCCCATGGGCGAGATACTGATGATTCTCTGA
- a CDS encoding putative PKS-like enzyme, giving the protein MGLRALAQLGLLAALSKVSTPVDKFKRLDHQGRDIGDTMFFTYFQPRDLLQVLWESLPAEAQSKTHAQKKVSDIKTTETGVVVSCTDGTSYEGSMVIGADGAYSVVRKHIQLMALREQPAAKEERPFLTTYRAFWMLMPLIPGLKEGVVKNWSWGGHHAGQTLGRDGDLYATAGSQEKRDLLTREYGIPAERIFSSRDASFAPAVLAATEGRGVDVMLNSLPGPLLQASLSVIAPLGHLIEFGKKEIETNSLVALECFSRGISLASLDVPTLLRRRGPDIHRILGEVTRLVDQRALKPHVQDAFRFLQTGAHMGKVVLPAGPEEVVPVVPRPKGITPRPRLRSDASYLVVGGVGGIGRSIAHWLVDHGAQNLILLSRSAGDLDLAQNQNAEGALFVRELRAAGCRVKPVSCDIALASSLAKALRACEDEGLPPVRGVIQGAMLLRDAIFEQMTLADWKSGLAPKLNGSWNLHTEFSTRGGLDFFVMLSSVSGVIGIASQTNYAAGGSYEDALARWRQARGLPGVSIDLGPISDIGYVSQEAKVAERLRKDGDFAMLDEEIVLRALNAAVLYPLGTSSRPQLVVGLNSEPGPQWDPAGGSQLGRDARFLHLRPRRKASPHGKAADGGADSSKAASLIGAAIASKLADIMAPVTEIDLSKPPAHFGVDSLIAVELRNMLVLQAAADISIFNLLQTPSLAALAASVAEKSRHVNAAAYTHVLGPGCILTRFLSSYEPMLGRDEEAEYPGMAQARRKEQFNCGAGHSTYFCALCFILFLIGFILGVEGSSTLDRSEFNRPHCSSMDNSIKYR; this is encoded by the exons ATGGGGCTGCGAGCGCTCGCCCAGCTCGGCCTGCTGGCTGCCCTGAGTAAGGTGAGCACGCCCGTGGACAAGTTCAAGCGGCTCGACCACCAGGGACGCGATATCGGGGACACCATGTTCTTCACGTATTTCCAACCGAG GGATTTGCTGCAGGTCCTTTGGGAGTCTCTCCCAGCCGAAGCGCAATCGAAGACGCACGCCCAGAAAAAGGTTTCGGACATCAAGACGACCGAGACCGGTGTCGTGGTGAGCTGCACGGATGGGACGTCCTACGAGGGCTCGATGGTCATTGGCGCGGACGGCGCGTACAGCGTGGTGCGCAAACACATACAACTGATGGCTCTCAGGGAGCAGCCAGCGGCGAAGGAGGAGCGACCCTTCCTCACCACCTACCGCGCCTTTTGGATGCTGATGCCCCTGATCCCGGGTCTCAAG GAAGGGGTGGTCAAGAATTGGAGCTGGGGCGGCCATCATGCTGGCCAGACACTTGGGCGTGACGGAGATCTCTACGCGACAGCCGGGTCGCAGGAGAAGCGAGACCTCCTCACGCGCGAGTACGGCATCCCTGCCGAGCGCATCTTCAGCAGCCGCGACGCCTCGTTTGCCCCAGCGGTCCTGGCCGCCACCGAGGGGCGCGGGGTCGACGTCATGCTCAACTCGCTGCCCGGTCCACTCCTGCAGGCCAGCCTCAGCGTCATCGCGCCCCTCGGCCATCTGATCGAATTCGGCAAGAAAGAGATCGAGACGAACAGCCTGGTCGCGCTGGAGTGCTTCTCGCGCGGCATCTCGCTGGCCTCGTTGGATGTGCCCACGCTCTTGCGCCGTCGCGGACCCGACATCCACCGCATCCTGGGCGAGGTCACCCGTCTGGTGGACCAGCGCGCCCTGAAGCCC CATGTCCAGGACGCCTTTCGATTCCTGCAGACGGGGGCACACATGGGAAAGGTTGTGCTGCCGGCGGGCCCAGAGGAGGTCGTTCCAGTAGTCCCACGGCCCAAGGGGATCACCCCTCGACCCCGACTGCGCTCCGATGCATCATACCTGGTCGTGGGCGGCGTCGGCGGCATTGGCCGGTCTATCGCGCACTGGCTGGTCGACCACGGCGCCCAGAACctgatcctcctctcccGCAGCGCCGGCGATCTCGATCTCGCCCAGAACCAAAACGCCGAGGGCGCTCTGTTCGTCCGCGAGCTACGCGCCGCCGGCTGCCGCGTGAAGCCGGTCAGCTGCGACATCGCCCTAGCCAGCTCCCTCGCCAAGGCCCTCCGCGCCTGCGAGGACGAGGGTCTCCCACCCGTGCGGGGCGTCATCCAGGGCGCCATGCTCCTGCGCGACGCGATCTTCGAGCAGATGACGCTGGCCGACTGGAAGAGCGGCCTGGCGCCCAAGCTCAACGGCAGCTGGAACCTGCACACGGAGTTCTCGACGCGCGGTGggctcgacttcttcgtcatgCTCTCGTCTGTCTCGGGGGTCATAGGCATCGCGTCCCAGACCAACTACGCCGCGGGTGGCTCCTACGAGGATGCGCTGGCCCGCTGGCGCCAGGCCCGGGGTCTCCCCGGCGTATCGATCGACCTTGGACCCATCTCGGACATTGGCTACGTTTCGCAAGAGGCCAAGGTCGCCGAGCGCCTGCGCAAGGACGGCGACTTCGCGATgctcgacgaggaaatcGTGCTCCGGGCCCTCAATGCCGCTGTGCTGTACCCGCTCGGCACGAGCAGCCGCCCCCAGCTCGTCGTCGGCCTCAACTCCGAGCCTGGCCCGCAGTGGGATCCCGCCGGCGGCTCCCAGCTCGGACGTGATGCGCGATTCTTGCACCTGCGGCCGCGCCGGAAGGCGTCGCCGCATGGCAAAGCGGCCGATGGCGGCGCCGACAGCAGCA AGGCTGCCTCGCTCATCGGGGCTGCCATTGCCTCGAAGCTGGCTGATATCATGGCGCCCGTGACGGAGATCGACCTGAGCAAGCCGCCTGCGCACTTCGGGGTCGACTCGCTGATCGCTGTCGAGCTGCGCAACATGCTGGTCCTGCAGGCTGCCGCGGACATTTCGATATTCAATCTCTTGCAAACTCCGTCCTTGGCTGCCCTGGCTGCGAGCGTGGCGGAAAAGAGTCGCCACGTTAACGCGGCTGCTTACACTCACGTTCTGGGTCCTGGGTGCATACTAACAAGGTTCCTCTCCAGCTATGAACCCATGCTGGGCAGAGATGAAGAGGCTGAGTATCCAGGGATGGCCCAGGCCAGAAGGAAGGAACAGTTCAATTGCGGTGCTGGACATTCTACATATTTCTGTGCACTTTGCTTTATTTTGTTCCTTATTGGCTTTATTCTAGGCGTTGAAGGTAGTAGTACTCTGGATAGATCTGAATTTAACCGACCGCATTGCTCGTCCATGGATAATAGTATTAAATATAGATAA
- a CDS encoding putative pyridine nucleotide-disulfide oxidoreductase, with protein sequence MSADSSSPLVVKEPKDGGMPTEGEKLRLVIIGGARGGMSAAVRARRLNENASIIVIERGSYISYTNCFAPFSLGGAIERDTWIAVQTPAGLKARFNVDVRVCTELVSISRERHSITVRCRKTDTTYDLPYDKMILAQGADPAGRPMADIEKDKVFPLQTPADLQAIRSFVVKNDCREVVILGGAFTGLKAVESLHSFGLHVRVVEAGDRLCPEFDPDFATIIQKELVKRGVGIHLGRGECQTIAETEDSDRCRIEFHDGSSLSADLVVVATEPEPRVQHAKNAGLTVRKGIVVNAFMQTSDPDIYAVGSVAEVVNSISHMPQVSSSMSGASNRQGRLAADHIFTRATAYPGTAGTHVYHVFHLTAAITGLSVSELRQIGYDPQSVTIHQPDHAGYFPSAQQLTLRVAFERASGVLLGAQIIGHSGVDGRIDVLATAMQAGMTVFDLEHLELSYMPQYGSVRDPVNLAGSVGSNLLRGDLHIVHPQDLQDHLHEWPIIDVRSAEHFAQGHLPLARNIPIDTLRSRLAEIGKDRPVLVYSRVGYHGYLAYRNLVQSGYRAANLDGGLKLFTDGGYQPELTVD encoded by the coding sequence ATGTCTGCCGATTCCAGCTCTCCTCTCGTCGTGAAGGAACCCAAAGACGGTGGGATGCCGACGGAAGGCGAAAAGCTGAGGCTGGTCATCATTGGTGGCGCCCGGGGGGGAATGTCCGCGGCGGTTCGAGCACGGCGACTCAATGAAAACGCATCGATCATTGTTATCGAGCGAGGCTCTTATATCAGCTACACCAACTGTTTTGCCCCCTTCAGCCTGGGCGGTGCCATTGAAAGGGATACGTGGATCGCAGTCCAAACCCCCGCGGGGCTCAAGGCTCGATTCAACGTGGACGTGCGCGTCTGTACCGAGCTCGTCAGCATCTCCAGAGAGCGTCATTCGATTACTGTGCGATGTCGGAAGACCGACACCACCTATGACTTGCCGTACGATAAGATGATCCTCGCACAAGGCGCGGATCCCGCTGGTCGCCCTATGGCCGACatcgagaaagacaaggTGTTCCCGCTGCAGACCCCCGCCGATCTGCAGGCCATCCGATCGTTCGTGGTGAAGAATGATTGTCGGGAGGTCGTCATCCTCGGGGGCGCCTTCACGGGCCTGAAAGCCGTGGAGAGTCTGCATAGTTTCGGCCTCCATGTCCGCGTGGTCGAGGCTGGCGACCGCCTCTGTCCGGAATTCGATCCGGATTTTGCCACGATCATTCAGAAAGAGCTCGTGAAAAGAGGAGTTGGGATTCATCTTGGACGGGGGGAATGTCAAACGATCGCCGAGACCGAGGACAGCGATCGCTGTCGCATAGAATTCCACGATGGCTCAAGCCTCTCCGCGGACCTGGTGGTCGTGGCCACGGAACCCGAGCCACGAGTGCAGCACGCCAAGAACGCAGGCCTCACGGTCAGGAAAGGGATTGTGGTGAATGCGTTCATGCAGACCAGCGATCCGGACATCTATGCCGTCGGCAGTGTCGCAGAGGTGGTGAACAGTATCTCCCATATGCCGCAGGTGTCGTCGTCGATGAGCGGAGCCTCGAATCGACAGGGCCGACTCGCAGCGGATCACATCTTCACTCGTGCGACTGCGTATCCGGGAACCGCTGGGACCCATGTATACCACGTCTTCCACTTGACAGCGGCCATTACGGGGCTCTCCGTCTCCGAGCTCCGGCAGATTGGATATGACCCTCAGTCCGTGACCATCCACCAGCCGGACCATGCGGGGTATTTCCCGTCGGCCCAGCAGCTGACGTTGCGAGTGGCCTTTGAACGAGCGAGTGGCGTCCTGCTGGGTGCCCAGATTATCGGACATTCTGGCGTGGACGGCCGCATCGATGTGCTCGCTACGGCCATGCAGGCGGGGATGACTGTCTTCGACTTGGAGCATCTCGAGCTCTCCTATATGCCCCAGTATGGCTCCGTGAGGGATCCCGTCAATCTGGCGGGCTCCGTGGGCAGTAACCTGCTTCGCGGGGACCTTCATATCGTCCATCCTCAAGACCTACAAGACCATCTGCACGAATGGCCGATTATCGATGTGCGGTCCGCCGAGCATTTTGCCCAGGGCCATCTACCGCTTGCGCGAAATATTCCTATTGACACGCTGAGGTCACGGCTGGCTGAAATCGGAAAGGATCGGCCGGTCCTGGTCTACTCCAGGGTAGGCTACCATGGCTATCTGGCCTACCGAAACCTAGTGCAGTCGGGCTATCGGGCCGCGAACCTGGATGGGGGCTTGAAGTTGTTTACCGATGGTGGATATCAGCCAGAATTAACTGTGGACTAG
- a CDS encoding oleate hydratase codes for MLTMAEASNGQRRDPSKVQAWLVGSGMACLAAAVHLIREGNLPGKNVHILDLHLGFGGEMGTSGDAQNGYFVPFECHPYFHGDCIKDLLSIVPSPGEPGKSMMDDIYSLEKNERRPPQDSGMTRAIKLGKLGPEVVHFRGIQVGLKHRLELMKFILESETSLGAKSINQIFEPSFFETGFWTRWSTAFAFQPWHSAVEFRRHLRKYLEDIQALNDVKGAYRTKYNLFDSITLPLADFLKGEGVDFRFNVDVTDLLLYPESDPTTVSEIKLIKEGDECLITLDPEDICIVDPGYSRSGADFGTDTAPPPFLTSNWEDLMMKEWKLWQKLSDKSPKFGNPSNFLSRALESGVETFTTTLWGPQFMNLYEKLTHDQPRTDALLSLTESKWSITLSIPHQPILPGQPPDAHIVCGYALSPWNEGDFVKKPMFACSGKEIFTEVLSHLGFPVQSILDAATTIPCGLSLGTAPFLTRGNRDRPHVIPPYTTNIACVGQFAELPEDTTLSMEYSVRSAQMAVYQLMDLQKKPAKLKKNILLELFDLLI; via the exons ATGTTAACAATGGCCGAGGCGTCAAACGGCCAGAGACGAGACCCAAGCAAAGTGCAGGCATGGCTCGTGGGCAGTGGGATGGCTTGCCTGGCAGCGGCTGTTCATCTGATTCGCGAGGGCAACCTTCCAGGTAAAAACGTCCACATTCTCGATCTACATCTGGGGTTTGGTGGCGAAATGGGAACCTCGGGAGATGCGCAAAACGGCTATTTCGTTCCCTTCGAGTGCCATCCCTATTTTCATGGCGACTGTATCAAGGATCTGCTATCTATTGTACCGAGCCCCGGTGAGCCAGGCAAATCCATGATGGACGATATTTACTCGCTTGAAAAGAATGAGCGGCGACCGCCGCAGGACTCGGGGATGACGCGGGCAATCAAGCTGGGGAAGCTGGGACCCGAAGTCGTTCACTTCAGGGGCATCCAGGTGGGATTAAAGCATCGATTGGAGCTGATGAAGTTCATCTTGGAGAGCGAGACGAGCTTAGGCGCGAAAAGCATCAATCAGATCTTCGAACCGTCCTTCTTTGAAACTGGATTCTGGACGCGATGGTCAACAGC GTTTGCTTTCCAGCCTTGGCACAGTGCTGTCGAGTTCCGAAGGCATCTTCGCAAATACCTAGAGGATATCCAGGCTCTGAATGATGTCAAGGGAGCATATCGGACCAAGTACAACCTATTCGACTCGATCACCCTCCCTCTCGCAGACTTTCTGAAAGGAGAGGGGGTGGATTTCCGCTTCAACGTTGACGTGACTGATCTACTGCTCTATCCCGAAAGTGACCCGACCACAGTCTCGGAAATTAAGCTGATCAAGGAGGGAGATGAATGCCTGATCACGTTGGACCCCGAGGACATCTGCATTGTCGACCCCGGTTACTCCCGCTCGGGGGCAGATTTCGGCACTGATACTGCTCCCCCGCCGTTTCTTACTTCGAACTGGGAAGacctgatgatgaaggagtgGAAGTTGTGGCAGAAACTATCTGACAAGTCTCCGAAGTTTGGCAACCCCAGCAACTTCTTGTCACGCGCCCTTGAATCCGGCGTCGAAACATTTACAACGACGCTCTGGGGGCCACAGTTCATGAACCTGTACGAGAAGCTCACTCATGACCAGCCGAGGACGGATGCCCTGCTCTCGTTGACAGAGAGCAAGTGGTCAATCACCCTGAGCATCCCACATCAACCCATCCTCCCAGGACAACCCCCAGATGCTCATATTGTATGTGGATACGCGCTGAGCCCGTGGAACGAAGGAGATTTTGTGAAGAAGCCAATGTTTGCGTGCTCTGGGAAAGAGATCTTCACTGAGGTTCTTTCCCACCTCGGGTTCCCCGTTCAATCCATCCTCGACGCGGCGACAACCATTCCCTGTGGGTTGTCTCTGGGCACGGCGCCGTTTTTGACACGGGGGAATAGAGATCGTCCGCACGTCATTCCACCTTATACCACCAACATTGCATGCGTCGGCCAGTTTGCAGAGCTTCCCGAAGACACCACCCTGAGCATGGAATACAGCGTGCGAAGCGCTCAGATGGCCGTCTATCAGTTGATGGACCTGCAAAAGAAGCcagccaagctcaagaagaatatTCTCCTGGAACTGTTTGATTTGTTGATATAA